One Lachnospiraceae bacterium C1.1 genomic region harbors:
- a CDS encoding transporter substrate-binding domain-containing protein, translating into MKKKILLIICSIVMTAAMTACSSKKEEVSITSEPGVLKVGIVDGKDRYAHKDEGNPAGIEADIAEIVAEDTDYELRFFMVDSEQALFSGMMSGKYDLGFGRITDTDKRIGALEISDSYGKGGLFLVTPRYNYMDCLTTMQMGTIGVSEQAEGIKDEVDGIESSVTEVYTVAAEAGEDIKSGKIAAALVSEREAVQVINDKLQAQELVNTPKERYVALLPKGSTLKQWVNNAITEYKFNSNEEK; encoded by the coding sequence ATGAAAAAGAAGATCCTATTAATAATCTGTAGCATCGTGATGACAGCAGCAATGACTGCCTGCAGCAGCAAGAAAGAAGAAGTAAGCATTACTTCAGAGCCCGGAGTACTGAAAGTCGGGATCGTTGACGGTAAAGACAGATATGCCCACAAAGATGAAGGCAATCCTGCAGGTATCGAAGCTGATATAGCGGAAATTGTGGCTGAAGATACTGACTATGAGCTGCGTTTTTTCATGGTGGACAGTGAACAGGCACTTTTCAGCGGCATGATGAGCGGTAAATATGACCTTGGTTTTGGCAGGATAACGGATACGGACAAGAGAATAGGTGCTCTGGAAATATCTGATTCCTATGGCAAGGGTGGACTCTTTTTGGTCACGCCAAGATATAACTACATGGATTGTCTGACAACAATGCAGATGGGAACAATAGGAGTATCAGAGCAGGCAGAAGGCATCAAAGATGAAGTAGATGGGATCGAGTCAAGTGTGACAGAAGTATATACTGTTGCCGCGGAGGCAGGCGAGGACATAAAATCCGGGAAAATAGCGGCAGCACTGGTAAGTGAAAGGGAAGCCGTGCAGGTCATAAATGATAAGCTGCAGGCCCAGGAGCTTGTCAATACTCCGAAAGAACGCTATGTCGCACTTTTGCCTAAAGGCTCAACGCTTAAACAGTGGGTGAACAATGCAATAACAGAATATAAATTTAACAGTAATGAAGAAAAGTAA
- a CDS encoding DUF87 domain-containing protein, with protein sequence MMRVIPKRTNVRMELFRGIEAIDVLIGSVGTLIVISFAMSNLPMKAVWAVAMLTLTVLLIFPVGDEKGYMIVLCGLRYIGKPRHFAKKSRDAATAEDLKTGADDNKKTGRKKPVKLTVEDITPFTAVNGGFIEYGEKYSAVVMSISSVEFRFYTQMRQDNLIDRVFGGILRTAAEDEMINLVKLDRPVIYDDFIKSEQAKLEELKEGYINGIFSKDELTVRVGIIQDRIEHLQNIDFRDKVYMPFHYLMFIHRDRQMLTSQIEHAIADFAAVNIECKRLEGPELAIFLKYNYGMNFDERIAYEIDQSQYMDWILPDEIKIGTRTVQYDDLITHNFRISNYPVLVGNSWGAEMFNTVGTKIVMKMTPIERDKAVRQIDRSLEELRDQRNNTGKASRIIDLDTQIQALAAVLRSLQGENETLFNVNMYVQVNDYELSENKKKSYKIKKDPNSRKKRVRQALAEEGFRVTDMFMQQFEAYSSTSLSGFDAFESYKRGIHSTSCAAVFPFVYKSLCDEDGLYIGNSSGIPVFINFFRRDSERVNSNTVIIGKSGSGKSYATKSILAQLAAEDSKIFILDPENEYTKMAAGLNGKIIDVGTATQGRLNPFHIITSLSDDESDSEEAEETQKANTFSAHLQFLEEFYRQILPGVSPEALEFLNTLTTNMYTSRGIDHNTDFSTLSASDYPTFNDLYDDILETFQTGFTDNAYTKGILRSLMTSVSKFAEGGRDSALWNGEATITTEENFVVFDFQTLLANKNGTIANAQMLLVLKWLDNEIIKNREYNMLYNANRKIVIVIDEAHVFIDDKYPIALDFMFQLAKRIRKYNGMQIVITQNIKDFVGTEELARKSTAIINASQYSFIFSLSPNDMTDLIKLYENAGAINESEQDDIINNGRGRAFLITSPGERTNVDIVAGKGIEQLFKMA encoded by the coding sequence ATGATGAGGGTTATACCCAAGCGTACAAATGTAAGAATGGAGCTCTTCAGGGGCATTGAAGCCATAGATGTGCTCATTGGATCTGTTGGCACACTCATCGTGATCAGCTTCGCAATGTCGAATCTTCCAATGAAGGCTGTATGGGCAGTGGCTATGCTCACGCTGACAGTGCTGCTTATCTTTCCGGTTGGCGATGAAAAGGGATATATGATAGTGCTGTGCGGACTCAGGTATATAGGAAAGCCGAGACATTTTGCGAAGAAGAGCAGGGATGCTGCGACAGCTGAAGATCTGAAGACCGGGGCAGACGATAATAAAAAGACCGGCAGGAAAAAACCTGTTAAGCTAACAGTAGAAGACATAACTCCGTTTACAGCTGTAAATGGAGGATTCATAGAATACGGTGAAAAGTACAGTGCAGTTGTAATGAGTATATCTTCTGTGGAATTTAGATTTTACACTCAGATGAGACAGGATAATCTGATCGACCGTGTTTTTGGCGGAATACTGCGTACGGCGGCGGAAGATGAGATGATAAACCTGGTGAAGCTCGATCGCCCGGTGATATATGATGATTTTATAAAGAGTGAACAGGCAAAGCTTGAGGAGCTTAAAGAAGGCTATATCAACGGTATCTTCAGCAAGGATGAACTGACGGTCAGAGTAGGTATCATACAGGACAGGATAGAGCATCTGCAGAATATCGACTTTCGTGATAAAGTCTATATGCCGTTTCATTATCTGATGTTTATACATCGGGACCGTCAGATGCTCACATCACAGATAGAGCATGCAATAGCTGACTTTGCAGCTGTGAATATTGAGTGTAAAAGACTTGAAGGGCCGGAGCTCGCCATATTTCTTAAGTATAACTATGGCATGAATTTTGACGAAAGGATCGCTTATGAGATAGATCAGAGTCAGTATATGGACTGGATACTGCCTGATGAGATTAAAATAGGTACGAGGACTGTACAGTATGATGATCTCATAACTCACAACTTTCGCATCAGCAATTATCCTGTTTTAGTGGGTAATTCCTGGGGAGCCGAGATGTTCAATACCGTTGGTACAAAGATCGTGATGAAGATGACACCTATCGAGAGAGATAAGGCAGTAAGGCAGATAGACCGTTCTTTAGAAGAGCTTCGCGATCAGAGAAATAATACGGGTAAGGCGAGCAGGATAATCGACCTCGATACACAGATCCAGGCTCTTGCGGCAGTGCTCAGATCACTTCAGGGAGAAAATGAGACTCTTTTCAATGTAAATATGTATGTGCAGGTCAATGACTATGAGCTTTCGGAGAATAAAAAGAAAAGCTATAAGATAAAAAAAGATCCGAATTCAAGAAAGAAAAGGGTACGGCAGGCACTGGCTGAAGAGGGCTTCAGGGTGACTGACATGTTCATGCAGCAGTTTGAAGCATATTCATCTACATCACTTTCGGGATTCGATGCTTTTGAAAGCTATAAGAGGGGCATACACTCAACCTCCTGCGCAGCAGTTTTCCCCTTTGTTTATAAGAGTCTTTGTGATGAAGACGGACTCTATATCGGAAATTCCTCCGGAATACCTGTGTTTATAAATTTCTTTAGAAGGGATTCCGAGAGAGTAAATTCCAATACAGTCATAATAGGAAAATCAGGCTCAGGTAAATCCTATGCGACAAAGAGTATATTGGCTCAGCTTGCAGCGGAAGATTCAAAGATATTTATACTGGATCCTGAAAATGAATATACAAAAATGGCTGCCGGACTCAACGGAAAGATCATTGATGTTGGTACAGCGACTCAGGGAAGACTTAATCCTTTCCACATAATTACATCACTTTCAGATGATGAATCTGACAGCGAGGAGGCAGAGGAGACTCAAAAGGCAAATACTTTTTCGGCTCATCTGCAGTTTCTTGAAGAGTTCTACAGGCAGATACTTCCGGGAGTATCACCGGAAGCTTTGGAGTTTTTGAATACTCTGACCACAAATATGTATACGAGCCGGGGGATTGACCATAATACTGACTTTTCAACTTTGTCAGCTTCGGATTATCCGACATTTAACGATCTTTACGATGACATATTGGAAACATTTCAGACCGGATTTACCGATAACGCTTATACAAAAGGAATACTGCGTTCACTTATGACTTCAGTATCAAAATTTGCGGAAGGAGGCAGGGATTCTGCTCTCTGGAATGGTGAGGCGACTATTACGACAGAAGAAAATTTTGTGGTATTTGATTTTCAGACGCTGCTTGCCAATAAGAACGGAACTATTGCAAATGCACAGATGCTTCTTGTATTAAAGTGGCTTGACAATGAGATCATTAAAAATCGTGAATACAATATGCTCTACAATGCAAACCGCAAGATCGTCATAGTCATAGATGAGGCACATGTATTTATCGATGATAAATATCCGATAGCTCTGGACTTCATGTTTCAGCTTGCTAAACGAATCCGAAAATACAACGGTATGCAGATAGTCATAACGCAGAATATAAAGGATTTTGTTGGAACGGAAGAACTGGCAAGGAAGTCAACGGCTATCATAAATGCAAGCCAGTACAGCTTTATTTTTTCACTTTCTCCAAATGACATGACGGATCTTATAAAGTTGTATGAGAATGCCGGAGCGATAAACGAGAGTGAACAGGATGACATAATCAATAACGGCAGAGGAAGGGCATTTTTGATCACTTCTCCGGGAGAGAGAACAAACGTTGATATAGTTGCAGGAAAAGGCATAGAGCAGCTTTTCAAAATGGCATAG
- a CDS encoding type IV secretory system conjugative DNA transfer family protein, giving the protein MNDSTHELGIKLLKWIPIAVLGAIFLGAMTQAIMLALSNFSSTGEFDLAPGNTAALFSPSALTFGAAEIAIIFIVSVVNSNSSVLKSSKNMMEGKAERVDSPLENSRWMEEKERNELFPKTSFKKLGELKKDGIPLYAVYNSKKKDIDINIISPAHGIIIGATGSGKTTTFVNPVVQILGRAKAGSSMICTDPKGELFQLHSKMLSEHGYNCMVLDLRDPYSSFRWNPLGSIYDNYQAYLHTGDDIFEHTDSVTDYPDLKLFNDISNFEDDEPWYEWEGKAYANRIDIINQARVAKQKIFDECYEDLNDLISVLCPIENEKDPVWEKGARSIIMATALGMLEDSEDPKLEMTKDKFCFYNINKAISNSENEFAALKDYFQGRSKLSKAKGLSRQVLSAADETLSSYMSIAFDKLSMFNDEGLCALTSATDIRPEEFASGPTALFLKIPDEKDTRHALAAVFILCIYKALIKVASGTEELSLPRNVYFILDEFGNMPKIDKFDKMITVGRSRKIWFEMIVQSFAQLKNVYGETIADIVKGNCGIKLFIGSNDMPTCEEFSKLCGNMTVKTTSISSGLKDKSGNINVSTQLQQRPLIYPNELTRLNNAKSSGNSIVVTFNNFPLMTKFTPSYKCPLYKMGQMDLTEVRSNVFFGDDVYYDLDERNYLILDNPSEEENTDEEAEQNYDAYGESTDEELNDEELNDEELNDEESIDEEIGEEKHEDDDAEYDADSDEEYGEEVDEEDDGEYDDDIMEEDEARVLDIMAELMEDYEQNSSKWIDKRDEDFEENEVS; this is encoded by the coding sequence ATGAATGACTCGACGCATGAATTGGGAATTAAGTTGCTGAAATGGATACCGATAGCTGTTTTGGGTGCGATCTTTCTTGGCGCAATGACACAGGCGATAATGCTGGCACTTTCAAATTTTTCGTCTACGGGAGAATTTGACCTTGCGCCGGGTAATACTGCAGCGCTTTTTTCACCATCTGCTTTGACATTTGGAGCTGCAGAGATTGCGATCATATTTATTGTTTCTGTGGTAAACAGTAACAGCTCGGTTTTGAAATCTTCAAAAAATATGATGGAAGGCAAGGCGGAAAGGGTAGACAGTCCCCTGGAAAATTCACGTTGGATGGAAGAAAAAGAGAGAAATGAACTCTTTCCAAAGACCAGCTTTAAGAAGCTTGGAGAACTTAAAAAAGATGGTATACCTCTATATGCTGTATATAACAGTAAAAAGAAGGACATAGATATAAATATTATCTCACCTGCACACGGTATCATCATAGGCGCTACAGGCTCCGGTAAGACTACTACCTTTGTAAATCCTGTAGTACAGATACTTGGACGCGCGAAAGCAGGCTCATCCATGATCTGTACTGATCCGAAGGGCGAGCTCTTTCAGCTTCACTCAAAGATGCTTTCTGAACATGGCTACAACTGTATGGTCCTGGATCTGCGAGATCCTTACAGTTCTTTCAGATGGAATCCGTTAGGCTCGATATATGATAATTATCAGGCCTATCTTCATACAGGAGACGATATCTTTGAACATACTGACTCTGTTACTGACTATCCTGATCTAAAACTATTCAATGATATAAGTAATTTTGAGGATGATGAGCCATGGTATGAGTGGGAAGGAAAGGCCTATGCCAACAGGATCGACATCATAAATCAGGCAAGAGTTGCGAAGCAGAAGATATTTGATGAATGTTATGAAGATCTGAATGACCTTATATCGGTTCTCTGCCCGATAGAGAATGAAAAAGATCCGGTCTGGGAAAAAGGAGCGAGATCTATCATAATGGCAACAGCACTTGGAATGCTCGAGGATTCGGAAGATCCGAAGCTTGAGATGACCAAGGATAAGTTCTGTTTTTATAACATAAACAAGGCAATCAGTAATTCAGAAAATGAATTTGCAGCACTTAAGGACTACTTTCAGGGACGTTCTAAACTCTCTAAGGCAAAGGGTCTTTCAAGGCAGGTACTTTCGGCGGCTGATGAGACTTTGTCATCTTATATGAGTATAGCTTTTGACAAGCTGTCAATGTTTAATGATGAAGGACTGTGTGCGCTTACTTCTGCCACGGATATAAGACCTGAGGAATTTGCATCGGGACCGACGGCCCTTTTCCTAAAGATACCGGATGAAAAGGATACCCGTCATGCGCTGGCGGCAGTGTTTATACTTTGCATATACAAAGCACTTATTAAGGTTGCTTCGGGAACCGAGGAACTTTCGCTTCCAAGAAATGTTTATTTCATTTTGGACGAATTCGGAAATATGCCGAAAATTGATAAATTCGACAAGATGATCACGGTAGGACGTTCGAGAAAAATATGGTTTGAAATGATAGTACAGTCATTCGCACAGCTTAAGAATGTCTACGGTGAAACCATTGCGGATATCGTAAAAGGCAACTGTGGAATCAAGCTTTTCATTGGATCAAATGATATGCCGACCTGTGAGGAATTTTCAAAGCTATGTGGAAATATGACGGTTAAAACTACAAGCATTTCCAGCGGCTTAAAGGATAAGTCCGGAAATATAAATGTTTCAACCCAGCTCCAGCAGCGACCGCTCATATATCCAAATGAGCTGACGAGGCTCAATAATGCAAAAAGTTCCGGTAATTCAATAGTTGTAACTTTTAATAATTTCCCATTGATGACAAAGTTTACTCCTTCATACAAATGCCCTTTGTATAAGATGGGGCAGATGGATCTCACAGAGGTAAGGTCAAATGTATTTTTTGGCGATGATGTCTATTATGATCTCGACGAGAGAAATTACCTCATACTCGACAATCCGTCCGAAGAAGAAAATACCGATGAAGAGGCTGAACAGAATTATGATGCTTATGGTGAATCAACTGATGAAGAATTAAATGATGAAGAATTAAATGATGAAGAATTAAATGATGAAGAATCAATTGATGAAGAGATCGGTGAAGAAAAACACGAAGATGATGATGCAGAATATGATGCAGATTCAGATGAAGAATATGGTGAAGAAGTGGATGAGGAAGATGATGGAGAATACGATGACGACATAATGGAAGAGGACGAGGCCAGGGTTTTGGATATCATGGCTGAACTTATGGAGGATTATGAGCAGAATTCTTCGAAGTGGATAGATAAAAGGGATGAAGACTTCGAGGAGAACGAGGTGTCATAA
- a CDS encoding CPBP family intramembrane metalloprotease, whose product MKYNLRGEERKGKGEKVRDEAEHKLFSFLRYFVPAIGPLLLYLLTEGLMVIIGSTIVDPMLSHEQFRQQRMNLYMILGVIVTFFVLKKYSKKHGSGFFEDASLYRKDLSIVKSIGAVIFGLGASLAISAFLSLLPPVGPVAVYDAHIERIYQTWSVYLGVLFNTFFTPLVEEVVFRGYMLNRLLPHWGEKAALIAVSAAFALLHGTSIWILYAFFMGWIIGKVSIIEDNIFYAVLMHIGFNLLSSILWYIYLFYPGSQEALSANKPLELALGIIGASAALFVAKAYKLERESMFVTRFFHG is encoded by the coding sequence ATGAAGTACAATTTACGAGGCGAAGAGAGAAAAGGAAAGGGCGAAAAAGTAAGGGATGAAGCTGAACATAAGCTGTTTTCCTTTTTGCGCTATTTTGTTCCGGCAATCGGACCTTTGTTACTGTATCTTCTGACAGAGGGACTTATGGTGATCATAGGTTCAACTATCGTAGATCCTATGCTGTCGCATGAGCAATTTCGACAGCAGCGCATGAACCTCTACATGATCTTAGGTGTCATTGTAACCTTTTTCGTTCTCAAAAAATATTCAAAAAAACATGGAAGCGGTTTTTTTGAGGATGCATCACTTTACAGAAAAGACTTAAGTATTGTAAAGAGCATAGGAGCTGTGATATTTGGTCTCGGCGCTTCACTTGCCATCTCAGCTTTTTTGTCGCTTCTTCCGCCTGTAGGACCGGTGGCGGTATACGATGCTCATATCGAGAGAATATATCAGACCTGGTCAGTTTACCTTGGTGTACTTTTCAATACTTTTTTCACTCCTCTGGTTGAGGAGGTTGTATTTCGCGGATATATGCTTAACCGTCTGCTGCCGCATTGGGGAGAAAAAGCTGCTCTCATTGCGGTGAGTGCTGCATTTGCACTTCTGCATGGAACGTCGATCTGGATATTATATGCCTTCTTTATGGGATGGATCATAGGAAAGGTTTCCATTATAGAGGACAATATCTTTTATGCAGTGCTCATGCATATAGGTTTCAATCTGCTGTCATCGATACTTTGGTATATTTATCTCTTTTATCCGGGAAGCCAGGAGGCTTTGAGTGCAAATAAGCCGCTGGAACTGGCTCTGGGTATAATCGGAGCTTCAGCCGCGCTGTTTGTAGCAAAAGCATATAAGCTTGAAAGGGAAAGCATGTTTGTTACTAGGTTTTTTCATGGATGA
- a CDS encoding SpoIIE family protein phosphatase, whose protein sequence is MQDNIKLEELNKRISEEGWLKDSGSHKKRGLKIKVFIMGVSLVAAAVLIFAILGVVQFVSFATIIADSASEQDKVIADTMTDTMRDVSTGTFQKYVESDAEIIDNEFRNMKHTMELLAVNVQDVMEHPENYGETEVLRPEQAEKGKCVGQLLFSRNADRSDKDMLKMIRQIGNLQPGMRNIVEKYETMNDCLIALPEGATLYMDRHPEQKLDEDGNAIYFEAQRRPYYVGAALNGTTFFAPTNYDYFNDSMEVMIGVPVFINGELKAVCGGSRLLSDMEEMIEKMDLSADSYICLINETGNVVYSQMKTGELSINKSNRGSVLNSSNIELVEFIENALHGGKGCEKLTVNDEPVYIAYAPLKTVGWTLLLGISEEALEKPANALVSQVDDITDKAMAANDRMAKRAQYVIILIAIVLVFLSMIVSFKHSERLVRPILQLKDAGIKFIEREGMMLEHAPDYFGKLDLYTGDEIEDLWVTMQDLEINIVTTVRSLQRVTAEKERIDTELSVATKIQSDMLPKLFPAFPEKSEFDIYSTMDPAKEVGGDFYDFFLIDDDHLAVVIADVSGKGVPAALFMVIAKTIIKNVTLSGQFAGPGEILYDVNNRLCEGNDEDMFVTVWLGIMTISTGHLVSASGGHEYPAICPEGGSFTLVKDIHGPGLGTFEDVDFEECTLDLNKGDLLFLYTDGIPEATNADEELFGIDRMLEALNKIKDEESLETMHKRIRGYVNEFVGEAPQFDDLTMTILRYKG, encoded by the coding sequence ATGCAGGATAATATAAAACTTGAAGAACTGAACAAAAGGATCAGCGAAGAGGGATGGCTTAAAGATTCAGGTTCTCACAAAAAGAGAGGTCTGAAGATCAAGGTCTTTATCATGGGTGTGTCCCTTGTAGCTGCGGCTGTGCTTATTTTTGCCATACTGGGTGTGGTTCAGTTCGTAAGTTTTGCCACGATCATAGCTGATTCGGCATCAGAGCAGGATAAGGTCATAGCGGATACTATGACAGATACAATGCGTGATGTGTCGACCGGTACTTTTCAGAAGTATGTTGAGTCGGATGCGGAAATAATTGATAATGAATTTCGCAATATGAAGCATACTATGGAGCTCTTGGCTGTCAATGTGCAGGATGTCATGGAGCATCCTGAAAACTATGGTGAGACAGAAGTGCTGCGGCCCGAGCAGGCAGAGAAAGGCAAATGCGTAGGTCAGCTGCTATTTTCAAGGAATGCGGACAGATCCGATAAAGATATGCTGAAAATGATAAGGCAGATCGGAAACCTGCAGCCGGGTATGAGAAATATTGTTGAAAAATACGAAACGATGAATGACTGTCTCATAGCTCTTCCTGAGGGTGCGACTTTATATATGGACAGGCATCCCGAGCAGAAGCTGGATGAGGATGGAAACGCTATTTATTTTGAAGCTCAGAGGAGACCTTATTATGTAGGGGCAGCATTGAATGGAACAACATTTTTTGCACCGACTAATTATGATTATTTTAATGATTCCATGGAAGTAATGATAGGAGTTCCGGTATTTATAAATGGGGAGCTAAAGGCTGTATGCGGAGGTTCAAGGCTCTTATCCGACATGGAAGAAATGATAGAAAAAATGGATCTGAGTGCTGACAGCTATATATGCCTCATAAATGAGACGGGTAACGTCGTTTATTCACAGATGAAGACAGGAGAGCTTTCGATAAATAAATCGAACAGAGGAAGTGTTCTGAACAGCTCAAATATTGAATTGGTTGAATTTATCGAAAATGCGCTTCATGGTGGAAAGGGATGCGAGAAACTGACAGTAAATGACGAGCCTGTATATATTGCCTATGCTCCGCTTAAGACTGTAGGCTGGACTTTGCTTCTCGGAATATCAGAGGAAGCACTTGAAAAACCTGCAAATGCGCTTGTCAGTCAGGTAGATGATATTACGGACAAAGCAATGGCTGCAAATGACAGGATGGCGAAGCGTGCGCAGTATGTGATCATACTGATAGCGATAGTGCTCGTATTTTTGTCTATGATAGTTTCATTCAAGCATTCGGAAAGACTTGTGAGACCTATTTTACAGCTTAAGGATGCGGGAATTAAATTCATTGAAAGAGAAGGAATGATGCTGGAGCATGCTCCGGACTATTTCGGTAAGCTTGACCTTTATACAGGTGATGAAATAGAAGATCTATGGGTGACGATGCAGGATCTTGAGATCAATATTGTGACCACGGTACGTTCTCTGCAAAGGGTTACGGCAGAAAAGGAAAGAATCGATACGGAGCTTTCTGTTGCAACAAAAATACAGTCTGATATGCTGCCAAAATTATTTCCGGCATTTCCTGAAAAGAGCGAATTTGATATTTATTCAACAATGGATCCGGCTAAGGAAGTGGGAGGAGACTTTTATGATTTCTTCCTGATAGATGATGACCATCTTGCAGTCGTGATAGCGGATGTTTCAGGAAAAGGAGTCCCGGCAGCACTGTTTATGGTCATTGCAAAGACTATCATAAAGAATGTGACCCTTTCGGGGCAGTTTGCCGGCCCGGGAGAAATTCTCTATGACGTGAATAACAGACTCTGTGAGGGAAATGATGAGGATATGTTTGTTACCGTCTGGCTGGGTATAATGACTATCTCTACAGGACATCTTGTATCTGCAAGCGGAGGTCATGAATATCCCGCAATCTGCCCGGAGGGCGGAAGCTTTACACTTGTAAAGGATATACATGGTCCTGGACTTGGAACATTTGAAGATGTGGATTTTGAAGAATGCACGCTGGACTTAAATAAGGGGGATCTCCTCTTCCTTTATACTGACGGCATACCGGAAGCTACCAATGCGGATGAGGAACTATTTGGAATCGACCGTATGCTTGAAGCTTTGAATAAGATCAAAGATGAAGAAAGTCTTGAGACGATGCATAAAAGAATCCGCGGCTATGTCAATGAATTTGTGGGGGAAGCACCTCAGTTTGATGATCTGACAATGACTATTCTCAGATACAAGGGATGA
- a CDS encoding ABC transporter substrate-binding protein translates to MKKHKKIFCITAIIVLLLLAVVYITNALRKNNLADETSADKDHDEHSLSGDNVNTDVEEGLVRLAADIGQGNMDIARNADNYFIALNVFERLAEIEQTDDGVSSIVPSLAREWKVSDDGKTYSFTLRDDVCFSDGTPFTAEDVEFSLTRLLTVPDSEQIAYADMIEGAEELQKGEAAGLSGIKVIDDYHIDISLKEPFPSFISMLGTPACSILSKKSVIAAGDAYGTDIRYIIGTGPYIITENNEKFCRLEINPLYHGEKPSVKKAEVTVMVSAVMDREFRNGNIDILDLDFLNPGAANYYTENDEYSDRLIAKDNVDIISLMLNTAIEPLNDVRVRRAIQYAINRQRIIDEVYGGYAVITDGIVPKGLTGYSEEMQGWLEYDPQKAKDLLKEAGIRRGDTIELAVSSTADTAIQEFTALIQEDLNAVGLNAVTVVYDQDSRLYMRRNGQIMAYQFQWLADYNDPDNFFYTIFGSTDITKKYSSNYADEETINRIIKARNILDFGQRISEYNDIEKKLVIDDAVWVPFFASKHIFVKGDRINSLTPYWAGWNDIPLKGITLK, encoded by the coding sequence ATGAAAAAACATAAAAAGATATTTTGTATTACTGCGATAATTGTACTATTATTGCTTGCAGTTGTATATATAACGAATGCCTTGAGAAAAAATAACCTGGCTGATGAAACATCGGCAGATAAAGACCATGACGAACATAGCCTTTCTGGAGACAATGTTAATACGGACGTCGAGGAGGGGCTTGTTCGTCTTGCAGCGGATATCGGACAGGGAAATATGGATATTGCCAGGAATGCTGACAATTATTTTATAGCGCTTAATGTTTTTGAGAGACTGGCAGAGATAGAGCAAACTGATGATGGAGTCAGCAGTATTGTGCCGTCTCTGGCAAGAGAGTGGAAAGTATCGGATGATGGTAAAACCTACTCTTTTACACTGAGAGATGATGTGTGTTTTTCTGATGGAACACCGTTTACGGCAGAGGATGTGGAATTTTCTCTGACGCGTCTTCTCACGGTTCCCGACAGTGAGCAGATCGCATACGCAGACATGATCGAAGGAGCTGAAGAGCTTCAAAAGGGTGAAGCCGCAGGTCTTAGCGGAATAAAAGTTATAGACGACTATCATATCGACATATCATTAAAAGAGCCGTTCCCAAGTTTCATAAGCATGCTTGGTACTCCTGCATGCTCAATACTCAGTAAAAAAAGTGTTATTGCAGCAGGTGATGCTTATGGTACGGATATCCGCTATATAATCGGCACAGGTCCCTATATCATAACAGAAAACAACGAAAAATTCTGCAGACTGGAAATAAATCCACTTTATCATGGTGAAAAGCCATCTGTAAAAAAGGCTGAAGTAACCGTCATGGTATCTGCGGTAATGGACAGGGAATTCAGGAATGGAAATATTGATATTCTCGATCTTGATTTTCTGAATCCGGGGGCTGCAAATTATTATACTGAAAATGACGAATACAGTGACAGACTTATAGCTAAAGATAATGTAGATATAATAAGTCTCATGCTCAATACCGCCATAGAACCACTTAATGATGTACGGGTAAGAAGAGCGATACAATATGCCATCAATCGTCAAAGGATAATTGATGAAGTGTATGGAGGCTATGCCGTAATCACAGATGGTATCGTACCAAAAGGACTTACCGGATATTCAGAAGAAATGCAGGGCTGGCTTGAATATGATCCCCAAAAGGCAAAAGATCTATTGAAAGAAGCGGGGATCAGACGCGGGGATACGATAGAACTTGCAGTATCATCAACGGCAGATACAGCCATTCAGGAGTTTACGGCACTTATTCAGGAAGACCTGAATGCTGTAGGCTTAAATGCCGTTACGGTCGTATATGACCAGGACAGTCGTCTTTATATGAGGCGAAACGGACAGATCATGGCATACCAGTTTCAGTGGCTTGCCGATTATAATGATCCGGATAATTTTTTCTACACAATATTTGGTTCGACGGATATCACAAAGAAATATTCGAGCAATTATGCTGATGAAGAGACTATTAACAGGATAATAAAGGCAAGAAATATTTTAGATTTTGGACAGAGGATTTCTGAATATAATGACATAGAGAAAAAACTTGTCATAGATGATGCGGTATGGGTACCGTTTTTTGCATCAAAGCACATATTTGTAAAGGGCGATAGGATCAATAGCCTTACACCATATTGGGCCGGATGGAACGATATACCATTAAAGGGTATCACGTTAAAATAA